One segment of Gemmatimonadota bacterium DNA contains the following:
- a CDS encoding 3-deoxy-7-phosphoheptulonate synthase: MSSLKPIVPETSNLHVTRFEPLVAPRALLAELPITRGVATTVLEGRRAVGRILAGQDRRLLVVVGPCSIHDPVAALEYAGRLAALRREVAGTLELVMRVYFEKPRTTVGWKGLINDPHLDGTRDMMLGLRTARRLLLDINALGLPAATELLGPVVPQYIADLVCWTAIGARTAESQTHREMASGLSMPVGFKNTTDGNLQVALDAMQAAGTPHTFLGMDDDGRGAIVHTTGNPERHLVLRGGGGRTNYDPTSVAEASALCAARGLPARVMVDCSHGNSSKDHDRQPVVFENVVAQLAGGSPHLMGAMLESHLHAGSQRLGAGPGGLAYGVSITDACIGWERTESLLRAADARLRAATPSPRRATGS; this comes from the coding sequence ATGTCGTCGCTGAAGCCGATCGTCCCCGAAACGAGCAACCTGCACGTCACCCGGTTCGAGCCGCTGGTGGCGCCGCGCGCGCTGCTGGCGGAGCTGCCGATCACCCGGGGGGTGGCCACCACGGTGCTCGAAGGGCGGCGGGCGGTGGGCCGGATCCTGGCGGGGCAGGACCGTCGGCTCCTGGTGGTCGTGGGGCCCTGCTCCATCCACGACCCGGTGGCGGCCCTGGAGTACGCCGGGCGGCTGGCAGCGCTCCGCCGCGAGGTGGCCGGCACGCTCGAGCTGGTGATGCGGGTGTATTTCGAGAAGCCGCGCACCACCGTGGGGTGGAAGGGACTGATCAACGATCCGCACCTCGACGGCACGCGCGACATGATGCTGGGGCTCCGGACGGCCCGCCGGCTGCTGCTCGACATCAACGCGCTCGGGCTCCCCGCCGCCACCGAGCTGCTCGGCCCGGTGGTGCCGCAGTACATCGCCGACCTGGTCTGCTGGACGGCCATCGGCGCCCGGACCGCCGAATCCCAGACCCACCGCGAGATGGCGAGCGGCCTCTCCATGCCCGTCGGCTTCAAGAACACCACGGACGGCAACCTGCAGGTGGCGCTCGACGCGATGCAGGCGGCCGGGACCCCCCACACCTTCCTGGGCATGGACGACGACGGCCGCGGCGCGATCGTCCACACCACCGGCAATCCGGAGCGCCACCTGGTGCTGCGCGGCGGCGGCGGCCGGACCAACTACGACCCCACCTCGGTGGCGGAGGCGTCGGCGCTGTGCGCGGCGCGCGGGCTGCCCGCGCGGGTGATGGTGGACTGCAGCCACGGCAACTCGAGCAAGGACCACGACCGCCAGCCGGTGGTGTTCGAGAACGTGGTGGCCCAGCTGGCCGGTGGCAGCCCGCACCTCATGGGCGCGATGCTCGAGAGTCACCTGCACGCGGGCAGCCAGCGGCTCGGCGCCGGCCCCGGGGGGCTGGCCTACGGGGTGTCCATCACCGATGCGTGCATCGGGTGGGAGCGCACCGAGAGCCTGCTGCGGGCCGCCGACGCCCGCCTGCGCGCGGCCACCCCGAGCCCGAGGCGGGCCACCGGGAGCTGA
- a CDS encoding formamidopyrimidine-DNA glycosylase, with protein MPELPDIRLYLAALEPRLVGHPLERIRLASPFLLRSVEPPLTAAHGRTVTAVGRLGKRIVISLDHDLHLVLHLMIAGRLRWLAPGAKPPGRIGLACFDLPAGTLALTEAGSTRRASLHLAAGAAALAAFDRGGLDVERATPDAFAARLRAENHTLKRSLTDPTIFDGIGNAYSDEILHRARLSPLRLTRQLHDDECARLHQACREVLAGWTERLLREAGDRFPGKVTAFREGMAAHGRYGLPCPACGSPIQRIRYAEHETNYCPTCQTEGRLLADRGLSRLLREDWPRTLVELEERRRGDHG; from the coding sequence ATGCCCGAACTGCCCGACATCCGCCTCTATCTCGCCGCCCTCGAGCCCCGGCTGGTGGGTCACCCGCTGGAGCGCATCCGCCTGGCGAGTCCCTTCCTGCTGCGGAGCGTCGAGCCCCCCCTCACCGCCGCCCACGGCCGCACCGTCACGGCCGTGGGCCGCCTCGGGAAGCGCATCGTGATCTCCCTCGACCACGACCTCCACCTGGTGCTGCACCTCATGATCGCCGGCCGCCTCCGCTGGCTCGCGCCCGGCGCCAAGCCCCCGGGGCGCATCGGCCTGGCCTGCTTCGATCTTCCGGCGGGAACGCTCGCCCTGACCGAGGCCGGCTCCACCCGGCGCGCCTCCCTGCACCTCGCGGCGGGCGCGGCGGCCCTCGCCGCCTTCGATCGTGGCGGGCTCGACGTGGAGCGCGCCACCCCGGACGCCTTCGCGGCCCGGCTCCGGGCGGAGAACCACACCCTCAAGCGCAGCCTCACCGACCCGACCATCTTCGACGGGATCGGCAACGCCTACTCCGACGAGATCCTGCACCGGGCCCGGCTCTCCCCGCTGCGCCTGACCCGCCAGCTCCACGACGACGAGTGCGCCCGGCTCCACCAGGCCTGCCGGGAGGTGCTGGCGGGCTGGACCGAGCGCCTCCTCCGCGAGGCCGGGGACCGCTTTCCCGGCAAGGTCACCGCCTTCCGGGAAGGGATGGCGGCGCACGGACGCTACGGCCTGCCCTGCCCCGCGTGCGGCAGCCCCATCCAGCGGATCCGCTACGCCGAGCACGAGACCAACTACTGCCCCACCTGCCAGACCGAGGGCCGCCTGCTCGCCGACCGCGGCCTGAGCCGGCTGCTGCGGGAGGACTGGCCGCGCACGCTGGTGGAACTCGAGGAACGCCGGAGGGGTGACCATGGCTGA
- a CDS encoding APC family permease yields the protein MADGLVRALGRWSLAALVLNGVIGSSVFGLPSVMADRLGTASPWAWVIAALGIAVIVACFAELASRFGEAGGPYLYARVAFGRFAGIQMGWMMYLVRLTAAATNANLFVIYLGEFWPAAAGAGAGAAVLFAILGPLALVNCRGVAPGARVSAVAMIAKLLPLALFLAVGLPAVLAAPPLAPPVPAPGRTWLDAILLLVFAYGGFEAALIPLGEARDPRRDAPFALALTLATCALLYGSVQLVVVTVLPDAGTALRPLAAAGGVLLGPWGAVLMALAALVSVYGYLAGAMVNVPRLSYAMAVAGDLPPLLGRVHPRFQTPWISVLAYATLVWLLAVSGSFLQNLTLSAVSRLFTYGLTCAALIACRRKEARGEAMPAAGLRLPGGEWWAVAGIGCTALLATRMARQELLVLAATALLATLNWAWARRRTA from the coding sequence ATGGCTGACGGACTGGTGCGCGCCCTCGGGCGCTGGAGCCTGGCGGCCCTGGTGCTCAACGGGGTGATCGGCAGCAGCGTCTTCGGCCTCCCCTCCGTCATGGCGGACCGTCTTGGCACCGCCAGCCCGTGGGCCTGGGTCATCGCGGCGCTCGGCATCGCCGTCATCGTGGCCTGCTTCGCCGAGCTCGCCTCGCGCTTCGGGGAGGCGGGCGGACCTTATCTGTACGCGCGGGTGGCCTTCGGGCGCTTCGCGGGGATCCAGATGGGCTGGATGATGTACCTGGTCCGGCTCACCGCCGCCGCCACCAACGCCAACCTGTTCGTCATCTACCTCGGCGAGTTCTGGCCCGCCGCCGCGGGCGCGGGCGCCGGCGCAGCGGTGCTGTTCGCCATCCTGGGCCCCCTGGCCCTGGTGAACTGTCGCGGTGTGGCGCCCGGGGCCCGGGTGAGCGCCGTGGCCATGATCGCCAAGCTGCTCCCGCTCGCGCTCTTCCTGGCCGTCGGCCTCCCCGCCGTGCTCGCGGCGCCGCCGCTGGCCCCGCCGGTGCCCGCGCCCGGCCGGACCTGGCTGGACGCCATCCTGCTGCTCGTCTTCGCCTACGGCGGCTTCGAGGCCGCGCTCATCCCCCTCGGCGAGGCCCGCGACCCCCGCCGCGACGCCCCCTTTGCCCTCGCCCTGACCCTGGCCACCTGCGCCCTGCTCTACGGCAGCGTGCAATTGGTGGTCGTCACGGTCCTGCCCGATGCCGGCACGGCACTCCGGCCGCTGGCGGCCGCGGGCGGCGTGCTGCTGGGTCCCTGGGGCGCCGTCCTCATGGCGCTCGCGGCACTGGTGTCCGTCTACGGGTACCTCGCCGGGGCCATGGTCAACGTCCCGCGCCTCAGCTACGCGATGGCCGTCGCCGGCGACCTCCCACCGCTGCTCGGCCGGGTGCACCCGCGGTTCCAGACCCCGTGGATCTCCGTGCTCGCCTACGCCACCCTGGTCTGGCTGCTCGCCGTCTCGGGCAGCTTTCTGCAGAACCTCACGCTTTCGGCGGTCTCGCGGCTGTTCACCTACGGGCTGACCTGCGCGGCCCTGATCGCCTGCCGGCGGAAGGAGGCCCGCGGCGAGGCGATGCCGGCGGCCGGCCTCCGGCTCCCCGGCGGCGAGTGGTGGGCGGTGGCGGGCATCGGCTGCACGGCGCTCCTCGCCACCCGGATGGCGCGCCAGGAACTGCTGGTGCTGGCCGCCACCGCGCTCCTGGCCACGCTCAACTGGGCCTGGGCCCGGCGCCGCACGGCGTGA
- a CDS encoding DNA alkylation repair protein: MKRSAFARTLRARLVARASPTVRAGAERYFKHQVRFLGVTTPGMREVTRELWPALRGLGPDRARTEALALLHAGTMEERQAGVEFLWRLRRDLPGGWLQNFAPLFDATVSDWALCDAIASRVLRPALQADPGTAVLLRSWSRSRNPWRQRVAAVAFVNEARHGEHTTTILAVCARIVGTDFRFTQLGLGWLLRELYLADAPATLTFIRGHLPQLSREALRYATEKMPARLASRLLREHAAVAILARARR, from the coding sequence GTGAAGCGCAGCGCCTTTGCCCGGACGCTGCGCGCCAGGCTGGTGGCGCGCGCCAGCCCCACGGTGCGCGCCGGGGCCGAGCGGTACTTCAAGCACCAGGTGCGGTTCCTCGGCGTGACGACCCCGGGCATGCGGGAGGTGACCCGGGAGCTGTGGCCCGCCCTGCGGGGGCTCGGCCCCGACCGGGCCCGCACCGAGGCGCTGGCCCTGCTTCACGCGGGAACCATGGAAGAACGCCAGGCCGGGGTGGAGTTCCTCTGGCGCCTGCGGCGTGACCTTCCGGGAGGCTGGCTGCAGAACTTTGCCCCGCTGTTCGACGCGACGGTCTCCGACTGGGCCCTCTGCGACGCCATCGCGAGCCGGGTCCTTCGGCCCGCCCTCCAGGCCGACCCGGGCACCGCCGTCCTGCTGCGCTCCTGGAGCCGCAGCCGCAATCCCTGGCGCCAGCGCGTGGCGGCGGTGGCGTTCGTCAACGAGGCGCGGCACGGCGAGCACACCACCACGATCCTGGCCGTATGTGCGCGGATCGTCGGCACCGACTTCCGCTTCACCCAGCTGGGCCTCGGATGGCTGCTGCGGGAGCTCTACCTCGCTGATGCCCCAGCCACCCTGACCTTCATCCGGGGCCACCTCCCGCAGCTCTCCCGCGAGGCGCTCCGCTACGCCACTGAGAAAATGCCGGCCCGGCTCGCGTCTAGGCTCCTCAGAGAGCACGCAGCCGTGGCAATCCTGGCGCGGGCGCGGCGCTGA
- a CDS encoding ATP-dependent Clp protease ATP-binding subunit, which yields MTAPDTAGLPLTPGAQRVLQELGARPNAGVNDWLALFLERFAPMVGSLSPNLDLATTKSAVRAAVQQGQPGAALAAEALSTQAREIARGLGKVQVGERDLVAAVLRAAGHPVVYPAAAPPPRPVDATGTGKTIPPVAEPVAPLSGIRTLAPTPTLDKFGRDLTQAARDGKLPPCVGRDTEIETIIETLCRRTKRNPLLVGAAGTGKTAIVEGIAQRIIRGEVPAPLRGVRLVGLQPSALVAGAGIVGELDKRVGAILAESAQDGIVLFIDEVHAIMGAGGREGTGDISSMLKPALARGEIACIAATTDEEYRQFIEHDRALERRFQPIRIQELSPERTLEVLKVVRDDLVRGRSITVADDVLAWLVDIARQFMPNRHFPDKAVDLLDQSVAHGVSRGLGAVTRADAETVVKRMLGIPTLERARLDALRAQLEERQLLDHLAADRLVGRLEVTSRGLDLHAARPNAIIALSGPMAERAMPLCETIAEGLYGDPRRVVRIDFARFQDDASITALLGSPAGYVGYEDRHALYALAEMPWSVVLCDRLDRCHPAVLAAFAPALTQGMITDFRGRRIYLSDAVVVITVASEAGREMDTIGFGVPAEPTVERHAPDLAESIGRELAGIVDFSFSEAAEAVALGNEWITGRLLPQVAARHREHGITLEWDPSIVHWLAAEWSSSRDTTGLEQLIEQEVSPALVRALYQGAAPVPSRYVIRRQQANLVIERLP from the coding sequence ATGACCGCCCCCGACACCGCTGGCCTCCCCCTCACGCCCGGTGCCCAGCGCGTACTCCAGGAACTCGGGGCCCGGCCCAATGCCGGGGTCAACGACTGGCTGGCCCTCTTCCTCGAGCGATTCGCCCCGATGGTGGGCAGCCTCTCGCCGAACCTGGATCTCGCCACCACCAAGTCGGCCGTCCGCGCCGCGGTGCAGCAGGGGCAGCCCGGCGCCGCCCTCGCGGCCGAGGCGCTGAGCACCCAGGCGCGCGAGATCGCGCGGGGCCTTGGCAAGGTACAGGTTGGCGAGCGGGACCTCGTCGCGGCCGTGCTCCGCGCCGCCGGACACCCCGTTGTCTACCCCGCCGCCGCCCCACCGCCCCGCCCGGTCGACGCCACGGGTACCGGCAAGACCATCCCGCCCGTGGCCGAGCCGGTGGCGCCCCTGAGCGGCATCCGCACCCTGGCTCCGACCCCCACCCTCGACAAGTTCGGCCGCGATCTCACCCAGGCCGCCCGGGATGGCAAGCTGCCCCCCTGCGTGGGCCGCGACACCGAGATCGAGACCATCATCGAGACCCTCTGCCGCCGCACCAAGCGGAACCCGCTGCTGGTGGGCGCGGCCGGCACCGGCAAGACGGCCATCGTGGAGGGCATCGCCCAGCGGATCATCCGCGGCGAGGTGCCGGCCCCGCTCCGGGGGGTCCGCCTGGTGGGGCTGCAGCCTTCCGCCCTGGTGGCCGGCGCGGGCATCGTCGGCGAGCTCGACAAGCGCGTCGGCGCCATCCTGGCGGAGTCGGCGCAGGACGGGATCGTCCTGTTCATCGACGAGGTGCATGCGATCATGGGCGCGGGCGGGCGGGAGGGTACCGGCGACATCTCCAGCATGCTGAAGCCGGCGCTCGCCCGGGGCGAGATCGCCTGCATCGCCGCCACCACCGACGAGGAGTACCGCCAGTTCATCGAGCACGACCGGGCGCTCGAGCGGCGCTTCCAGCCCATCCGCATCCAGGAGCTCAGCCCGGAGCGCACCCTCGAGGTGCTCAAGGTGGTCCGGGATGACCTGGTGCGCGGCCGCTCCATCACCGTCGCCGACGACGTGCTGGCGTGGCTGGTGGACATCGCCCGGCAGTTCATGCCCAACCGCCACTTCCCCGACAAGGCGGTGGACCTGCTCGACCAGAGCGTGGCCCACGGGGTGAGCCGCGGGCTCGGCGCGGTCACCCGGGCCGATGCCGAGACCGTCGTCAAACGCATGCTCGGCATCCCCACGCTGGAGCGCGCCCGGCTCGACGCGCTGCGTGCGCAGCTGGAGGAACGCCAGCTGCTCGATCACCTCGCCGCCGACCGGCTGGTGGGCCGGCTCGAGGTTACCAGCCGCGGCCTGGACCTGCACGCCGCGCGGCCCAACGCCATCATCGCCCTGAGCGGCCCGATGGCGGAGCGCGCTATGCCCCTCTGCGAGACCATCGCGGAAGGGCTCTACGGCGACCCCCGTCGTGTGGTGCGGATCGACTTCGCCCGTTTCCAGGACGACGCCAGCATCACCGCCCTCCTCGGCTCCCCGGCCGGGTACGTGGGGTACGAGGACCGGCATGCGCTCTATGCCCTCGCCGAGATGCCCTGGTCCGTGGTCCTCTGCGACCGGCTCGACCGCTGCCACCCGGCCGTCCTCGCCGCGTTCGCCCCCGCGCTGACCCAGGGAATGATTACCGACTTCCGCGGCCGCCGGATCTACCTGAGTGACGCGGTGGTGGTGATCACCGTGGCCAGCGAGGCCGGCCGGGAGATGGACACCATCGGGTTCGGTGTTCCGGCCGAACCGACGGTGGAGCGCCATGCGCCGGACCTCGCCGAGAGCATCGGGCGCGAGCTCGCGGGCATCGTTGACTTCAGCTTCAGCGAGGCCGCCGAGGCCGTGGCGCTGGGCAACGAGTGGATCACTGGCCGGCTGCTGCCGCAGGTCGCGGCGCGGCACCGGGAGCACGGGATCACGCTGGAATGGGACCCGTCGATCGTGCACTGGCTCGCCGCCGAGTGGTCGAGTTCCCGTGACACCACCGGGCTGGAGCAGCTGATCGAGCAGGAAGTCAGTCCGGCGCTGGTGCGCGCGCTCTACCAGGGCGCCGCGCCGGTGCCGAGCCGTTATGTCATCCGTCGGCAGCAGGCCAACCTGGTCATCGAACGCCTGCCCTGA
- a CDS encoding YbjN domain-containing protein gives MPPQFKTEAQGKVYARVAQVLQEQFGKQARANDEAPSFAIRAGSAFSTVVVTPINEKATVVRAYSWVVTGAENTPELKQYLLEENFNMRFGAFAQEPGTGDILFTHAILGEGMDVDEFMWTLMAVSNTADEYDDQIVQRFGGQRAVDR, from the coding sequence ATGCCCCCGCAGTTCAAGACCGAAGCCCAGGGAAAGGTCTACGCCCGCGTCGCGCAGGTCCTGCAGGAACAGTTCGGGAAGCAGGCCCGGGCCAACGACGAGGCGCCGAGCTTCGCCATCCGTGCCGGCTCGGCCTTTTCCACCGTCGTGGTCACGCCGATCAACGAGAAGGCCACGGTGGTGCGCGCCTACAGCTGGGTGGTGACGGGGGCGGAGAACACGCCGGAGCTCAAGCAGTACCTCCTGGAGGAGAACTTCAACATGCGGTTCGGCGCCTTCGCGCAGGAGCCGGGCACCGGGGACATCCTGTTCACCCACGCCATCCTGGGCGAGGGCATGGACGTCGACGAGTTCATGTGGACGCTGATGGCGGTATCCAATACCGCCGACGAGTACGACGACCAGATCGTCCAGCGGTTCGGTGGGCAGCGGGCGGTGGATCGCTAG
- a CDS encoding DNA polymerase III subunit, whose amino-acid sequence MTLHPLLGHVTEQDRVIRALKEGRLPQGLLITGPAGVGKQRFGLWLGQAILCEAETRPCGTCQSCRQVLGLVHPDLHWMVPVPRPKASEPDKQVEELAETLGQVMEERRRNPVYEAPDGLAGHFVATARLLQRRAALTPAQGRRKVFLLAFAERLVPQESSPEAANALLKLLEEPPADSHFLLTTEDANRLLPTIRSRLVPLRLGRLADAEVERFLGTHAGLAGTELRERVQRGRGSIGRALAAGEAGQKAGRAAEELLQLVVAGPGARAERALKQGPFAARGDFTAMLDALAEQLSRLARGADGGGSAHEGPRRRPGLDALVEAQARVAEARDAAQGNVNPQLLLVTLTEDLAEVLA is encoded by the coding sequence ATGACGCTCCACCCCCTCCTCGGTCATGTGACCGAACAGGACCGTGTGATCCGCGCCCTCAAGGAAGGGCGCCTCCCTCAGGGGCTCCTGATCACCGGTCCCGCGGGGGTAGGCAAGCAGCGCTTCGGGTTGTGGCTGGGTCAGGCAATCCTCTGCGAGGCCGAGACCCGGCCCTGTGGAACCTGCCAGTCCTGCCGGCAGGTCCTCGGGCTTGTGCACCCGGACCTCCATTGGATGGTCCCGGTCCCGCGTCCCAAGGCCTCGGAGCCGGACAAGCAGGTGGAAGAGCTGGCCGAGACCCTGGGCCAGGTAATGGAGGAGCGGCGCCGGAACCCCGTGTATGAGGCGCCCGATGGCCTGGCGGGCCATTTCGTGGCCACCGCCCGCCTGTTGCAGCGCCGGGCCGCGCTGACCCCGGCCCAGGGCCGGCGGAAGGTGTTCCTGCTCGCTTTCGCGGAGCGGCTGGTGCCGCAGGAGTCGAGTCCGGAGGCAGCGAACGCGCTCCTCAAGCTGCTGGAGGAGCCGCCGGCCGACAGCCACTTCCTCCTCACGACGGAGGACGCGAACCGCCTGCTGCCGACGATCCGGTCCCGGCTGGTGCCGCTCCGGCTGGGACGGCTGGCGGACGCGGAAGTCGAGCGCTTCCTGGGGACGCACGCGGGCCTGGCCGGTACCGAGCTGCGGGAGCGGGTGCAGCGTGGCCGGGGATCGATCGGCCGGGCGCTGGCCGCGGGCGAGGCCGGCCAGAAGGCCGGACGGGCCGCCGAGGAACTGCTGCAGCTGGTGGTGGCCGGGCCGGGCGCGCGGGCCGAGCGGGCACTCAAGCAGGGACCCTTCGCCGCGCGGGGTGACTTCACCGCCATGCTCGACGCCCTGGCGGAACAGCTCTCCCGGCTGGCCCGCGGGGCGGACGGCGGCGGATCGGCGCACGAAGGGCCCCGTCGGCGGCCGGGCCTCGATGCCCTGGTGGAGGCGCAGGCCCGGGTGGCCGAGGCGCGGGACGCGGCGCAGGGCAACGTGAATCCCCAGCTGCTGCTGGTGACGCTGACCGAGGACCTGGCGGAGGTGCTGGCGTGA
- the moaC gene encoding cyclic pyranopterin monophosphate synthase MoaC: MVDVGGKADSRRTAVAEGVVRMSAAAFALVRDNQVAKGDVLRIAEVAGTMAAKRTSDLVPLCHPLPLEVVRLECTAEEALPGVRVVATAVTTGKTGVEMEALTAVSVACLTVYDMVKAADKAMVIDGIRLLEKTGGTRGDWRRDPR; encoded by the coding sequence ATGGTCGATGTGGGCGGGAAGGCAGACTCCCGCCGGACGGCAGTGGCGGAGGGTGTGGTCCGGATGAGCGCCGCGGCGTTTGCGCTGGTGCGGGATAACCAGGTGGCCAAGGGCGATGTGCTGCGGATCGCGGAGGTGGCCGGCACCATGGCCGCCAAGCGGACCAGCGACCTGGTGCCGCTCTGCCACCCGCTGCCGCTGGAGGTGGTGCGGCTCGAATGCACCGCCGAGGAGGCCCTGCCCGGGGTCCGGGTCGTGGCCACCGCGGTGACGACCGGCAAGACCGGCGTCGAGATGGAAGCGTTGACGGCGGTGTCGGTCGCGTGCCTCACCGTGTACGACATGGTGAAGGCGGCCGACAAGGCCATGGTGATTGATGGAATCCGGCTGCTGGAAAAGACCGGAGGAACCCGGGGCGACTGGCGCAGGGATCCGCGGTAG
- a CDS encoding transglycosylase SLT domain-containing protein encodes MHNDVIDPHGRARWTRRLLARGVALLAATLLISALAGSSSAARAADPPSPSLGMVADEVRAINQRLESTREELAVARAQVDRADAVIRYSGRYQIPADLAAAIYDISLSEGVETDVAFRLIKIESNFKPTALSNKGAIGYTQIQAATARFYEPGLGEDQLYERDVNLRLGFRFLRDLTRRYGGDLELALVAYNRGPGKVEEILLQGGDPSNGYAEAVLKGTRHDSTTTN; translated from the coding sequence ATGCACAACGACGTCATCGATCCGCATGGCCGTGCCCGCTGGACCCGGCGCCTGCTCGCGAGGGGAGTGGCCCTGCTGGCCGCGACCCTCCTGATCAGCGCGCTCGCGGGGTCGAGCTCGGCGGCCCGCGCCGCCGATCCGCCGTCACCGAGCCTTGGGATGGTGGCCGATGAGGTACGCGCCATCAACCAGCGGCTGGAATCCACCCGCGAGGAACTGGCGGTGGCGCGCGCCCAGGTGGACCGCGCCGACGCGGTGATCCGCTACTCGGGGCGCTACCAGATCCCGGCGGACCTCGCCGCGGCCATCTACGACATCTCCCTGAGCGAGGGGGTCGAGACCGACGTGGCGTTCCGGCTCATCAAGATCGAGAGCAACTTCAAGCCGACCGCCCTCTCCAACAAGGGCGCCATCGGGTACACCCAGATCCAGGCGGCCACCGCGCGGTTCTACGAGCCGGGGCTGGGCGAGGACCAGCTGTACGAGCGGGACGTGAACCTGCGCCTCGGATTCCGCTTCCTCCGCGACCTCACCCGGCGGTACGGCGGCGACCTCGAGCTCGCGCTGGTGGCCTACAACCGCGGGCCGGGCAAGGTCGAGGAGATCCTGCTGCAGGGCGGCGACCCCTCGAACGGTTATGCCGAGGCGGTGCTCAAGGGTACCCGGCACGACTCGACCACCACGAACTGA
- a CDS encoding LysM peptidoglycan-binding domain-containing protein — MTAAVPVADSTAVPAQLADSLAADSLEPAVVDPDSAADAAILEQLATSHPEPLDSGADDGAASTTPGGANAAGGEVTYDIDVETYGTHARVQYYLDFFQGPARERMNVWLQRMPRYEPMIRAKLRENSVPEDMVYLALIESGYSNTAVSRARATGMWQFMKGTAKLYGLRIDSWVDERRDPVRATDAAARHLADLRDRFGSMYLAAAAYNAGAGKVGRGLRRLGDDEDDEEDNPDAAFFRLYDTRFLRRETKDYVPKLIAAALIAKQPEKYGFVRPPEVEPLAYDSIVVPDATGLDVLARLADTSVAALRELNPHFLRLVTPPRREAVVRLPAGTGDSVGARYAALATKDRVSFVEHSVARGQTAATIARLYRVTTRLIQDANPGVRLTRLRTGTRLVIPTSYVPTVAEPATAVGTGSAASSSTTIRYRVRSGETLSELAGRYHTTVTRLRSLNAMGSREMLRAGQVIRVPAPAAPVATSRSTTASAASGQTHVVRRGETLSTIARRYGVTLSALRTANGMAEQDVLKAGARLRIP, encoded by the coding sequence GTGACGGCCGCGGTGCCGGTGGCCGACAGCACCGCCGTGCCGGCCCAGCTGGCTGATTCCCTCGCCGCGGACAGCCTGGAGCCCGCGGTCGTGGATCCCGATTCCGCCGCAGACGCCGCCATTCTGGAGCAGCTGGCCACGTCCCACCCGGAGCCGCTGGACAGCGGTGCCGACGACGGGGCGGCCTCCACCACGCCGGGCGGCGCCAACGCCGCGGGCGGCGAAGTCACCTACGACATCGACGTCGAGACGTACGGCACCCATGCCCGGGTGCAGTACTACCTCGATTTCTTCCAGGGTCCCGCGCGGGAGCGGATGAACGTCTGGCTGCAGCGCATGCCGCGCTACGAGCCGATGATCCGCGCCAAGCTGCGCGAGAACAGCGTCCCCGAGGACATGGTGTACCTGGCGCTGATCGAGAGCGGCTACTCGAACACCGCGGTCAGCCGGGCCCGCGCCACGGGGATGTGGCAGTTCATGAAGGGGACCGCCAAGCTCTACGGGCTCCGGATCGATTCCTGGGTGGACGAGCGGCGGGATCCGGTGCGCGCCACCGACGCCGCCGCGCGCCACCTCGCGGACCTGCGGGACCGTTTCGGCTCGATGTACCTGGCGGCCGCGGCCTACAACGCGGGCGCCGGCAAGGTGGGGCGGGGCCTCCGCCGGCTGGGTGACGACGAGGACGACGAGGAAGACAACCCCGACGCCGCCTTCTTCCGGCTCTACGACACGCGGTTCCTGCGGCGCGAGACCAAGGACTACGTCCCCAAGCTCATCGCGGCGGCGCTGATCGCCAAGCAGCCGGAGAAGTACGGCTTCGTCCGGCCCCCCGAGGTGGAGCCGCTGGCCTACGACTCGATCGTGGTGCCTGATGCGACCGGGCTCGATGTCCTGGCCCGCCTGGCGGACACCTCGGTGGCCGCGCTGCGCGAGCTCAACCCGCATTTCCTCCGCCTGGTCACCCCGCCGCGCCGGGAGGCCGTGGTCCGCCTCCCCGCCGGGACAGGCGACAGCGTGGGGGCGCGCTACGCCGCCCTCGCCACCAAGGACCGGGTCAGCTTCGTGGAGCACAGCGTGGCGCGCGGGCAGACCGCGGCCACCATCGCGCGGCTCTACCGAGTCACCACGCGCCTCATCCAGGACGCGAACCCCGGCGTGCGCCTGACGCGGCTGCGGACCGGCACCCGGCTGGTCATCCCGACCAGCTACGTGCCCACCGTGGCCGAGCCGGCCACGGCGGTTGGCACCGGGTCGGCCGCGTCGTCGTCGACCACGATCCGCTACCGGGTGCGCAGCGGGGAGACGCTCTCGGAGCTCGCGGGGCGGTACCACACCACGGTCACCCGGCTCCGCTCCCTCAACGCGATGGGCTCGCGGGAGATGCTCCGGGCCGGGCAGGTGATCCGGGTGCCCGCGCCCGCCGCCCCCGTCGCCACCTCCCGTTCGACCACCGCGTCGGCGGCCAGCGGCCAGACCCATGTGGTGCGCCGCGGCGAGACCCTGTCCACGATCGCGCGGCGCTACGGCGTGACGCTCTCGGCGCTGCGCACGGCCAACGGCATGGCCGAACAGGACGTGCTCAAGGCCGGCGCCCGGCTCCGTATCCCCTGA